One genomic segment of Hypomesus transpacificus isolate Combined female chromosome 5, fHypTra1, whole genome shotgun sequence includes these proteins:
- the LOC124468314 gene encoding ras-related protein Rab-34-like isoform X3, which yields MRNMLPPVKKDRIIAQLPQCFTPNAALHTKESFPTQVTSACHGQKTGTVGFNIAKVIVVGDVAVGKTCLISRFCKDMFDKNYKATIGVDFEMERFEVLGVPFSLQLWDTAGQERFKCIASTYYRGAQAIIVVFDLSSVGSLIHARQWLEDAMKENDPSSVLLFLVGTKKDLSSPDQLEYMEQEAIRLSEEIKAEYWAVSAKSGDGIKDFFFRVASLTFEANVLAELERSGCRQIGDIISKSCQSRKDSFQRSVTLISFPVLVCVPLGITDSTEKHKPTKKKANCC from the exons ATGAGAAATATGTTACCACCCGTGAAAAAAGACCGGATCATAGCTCAGCTtccccag TGTTTCACTCCTAATGCAGCCCTGCACACCAAAGAAAGCTTCCCCACGCAGGTGACGTCTGCCTGCCATGGACAGAAGACTGGCACAGTGGG GTTTAACATTGCTAAGGTGATTGTTGTGGGGGATGTGGCTGTGGGGAAGACGTGTCTGATCAGCAG GTTTTGTAAGGACATGTTTGATAAGAATTATAAGGCTACTATTGGGGTGGATTTTGAGATGGAGCGATTCGAAGTGCTGGGTGTACCTTTTAGTTTACAGCT aTGGGACACAGCTGGACAGGAGAGGTTCAAGTGTATTGCTTCCACATATTACAGAGGAGCacagg CCATCATCGTGGTATTTGACTTGAGCAGTGTGGGATCTCTGATACATGCCAG GCAGTGGCTGGAAGATGCTATGAAGGAGAACGACCCCTCAAGTGTGCTCTTGTTTCTGGTTGGAACCAAGAAGGACCTCAGT tctcctgaCCAGCTGGAATATATGGAGCAGGAGGCCATCCGACTGTCTGAAGAGATCAAAGCAGAGTACTGGGCAGTGTCTGCTAAATCAG GTGACGGCATCAAGGACTTTTTCTTCCGGGTCGCGTCTCTGACCTTCGAAGCCAACGTGCTggcagagctggagaggagCGGATGCAGGCAGATCGGTGACATCATCAGTAAGTCCTGCCAAAGTCGGAAGGATTCTTTTCAGAGAAGTGTCACCCTAATCTCGTTCCCGGTCCTCGTCTGTGTTCCTTTAGGGATAACTGACAGCACGGAGAAGCACAAACCGACCAAGAAAAAAGCAAACTGCTGCTGA
- the LOC124468314 gene encoding ras-related protein Rab-34-like isoform X4, translating to MRNMLPPVKKDRIIAQLPQCFTPNAALHTKESFPTQVTSACHGQKTGTVGFNIAKVIVVGDVAVGKTCLISRFCKDMFDKNYKATIGVDFEMERFEVLGVPFSLQLWDTAGQERFKCIASTYYRGAQAIIVVFDLSSVGSLIHARQWLEDAMKENDPSSVLLFLVGTKKDLSSPDQLEYMEQEAIRLSEEIKAEYWAVSAKSGDGIKDFFFRVASLTFEANVLAELERSGCRQIGDIIRITDSTEKHKPTKKKANCC from the exons ATGAGAAATATGTTACCACCCGTGAAAAAAGACCGGATCATAGCTCAGCTtccccag TGTTTCACTCCTAATGCAGCCCTGCACACCAAAGAAAGCTTCCCCACGCAGGTGACGTCTGCCTGCCATGGACAGAAGACTGGCACAGTGGG GTTTAACATTGCTAAGGTGATTGTTGTGGGGGATGTGGCTGTGGGGAAGACGTGTCTGATCAGCAG GTTTTGTAAGGACATGTTTGATAAGAATTATAAGGCTACTATTGGGGTGGATTTTGAGATGGAGCGATTCGAAGTGCTGGGTGTACCTTTTAGTTTACAGCT aTGGGACACAGCTGGACAGGAGAGGTTCAAGTGTATTGCTTCCACATATTACAGAGGAGCacagg CCATCATCGTGGTATTTGACTTGAGCAGTGTGGGATCTCTGATACATGCCAG GCAGTGGCTGGAAGATGCTATGAAGGAGAACGACCCCTCAAGTGTGCTCTTGTTTCTGGTTGGAACCAAGAAGGACCTCAGT tctcctgaCCAGCTGGAATATATGGAGCAGGAGGCCATCCGACTGTCTGAAGAGATCAAAGCAGAGTACTGGGCAGTGTCTGCTAAATCAG GTGACGGCATCAAGGACTTTTTCTTCCGGGTCGCGTCTCTGACCTTCGAAGCCAACGTGCTggcagagctggagaggagCGGATGCAGGCAGATCGGTGACATCATCA GGATAACTGACAGCACGGAGAAGCACAAACCGACCAAGAAAAAAGCAAACTGCTGCTGA
- the LOC124468314 gene encoding ras-related protein Rab-34-like isoform X1, producing the protein MAALTRKPQFESEHKFLSSFFCSLSLSLSLSLSLSLSLSLFVSVSVSTSTYLSLLPLQCFTPNAALHTKESFPTQVTSACHGQKTGTVGFNIAKVIVVGDVAVGKTCLISRFCKDMFDKNYKATIGVDFEMERFEVLGVPFSLQLWDTAGQERFKCIASTYYRGAQAIIVVFDLSSVGSLIHARQWLEDAMKENDPSSVLLFLVGTKKDLSSPDQLEYMEQEAIRLSEEIKAEYWAVSAKSGDGIKDFFFRVASLTFEANVLAELERSGCRQIGDIISKSCQSRKDSFQRSVTLISFPVLVCVPLGITDSTEKHKPTKKKANCC; encoded by the exons ATGGCAGCTCTAACAAGGAAGCCCCAGTTTGAGTCAGAACACaagtttctttcttctttcttttgctctctctctctctctctctctctctctctctctctctctctctctctctctctctttgtctctgtctctgtctctacctctacctatctctctctgcttcctctgCAGTGTTTCACTCCTAATGCAGCCCTGCACACCAAAGAAAGCTTCCCCACGCAGGTGACGTCTGCCTGCCATGGACAGAAGACTGGCACAGTGGG GTTTAACATTGCTAAGGTGATTGTTGTGGGGGATGTGGCTGTGGGGAAGACGTGTCTGATCAGCAG GTTTTGTAAGGACATGTTTGATAAGAATTATAAGGCTACTATTGGGGTGGATTTTGAGATGGAGCGATTCGAAGTGCTGGGTGTACCTTTTAGTTTACAGCT aTGGGACACAGCTGGACAGGAGAGGTTCAAGTGTATTGCTTCCACATATTACAGAGGAGCacagg CCATCATCGTGGTATTTGACTTGAGCAGTGTGGGATCTCTGATACATGCCAG GCAGTGGCTGGAAGATGCTATGAAGGAGAACGACCCCTCAAGTGTGCTCTTGTTTCTGGTTGGAACCAAGAAGGACCTCAGT tctcctgaCCAGCTGGAATATATGGAGCAGGAGGCCATCCGACTGTCTGAAGAGATCAAAGCAGAGTACTGGGCAGTGTCTGCTAAATCAG GTGACGGCATCAAGGACTTTTTCTTCCGGGTCGCGTCTCTGACCTTCGAAGCCAACGTGCTggcagagctggagaggagCGGATGCAGGCAGATCGGTGACATCATCAGTAAGTCCTGCCAAAGTCGGAAGGATTCTTTTCAGAGAAGTGTCACCCTAATCTCGTTCCCGGTCCTCGTCTGTGTTCCTTTAGGGATAACTGACAGCACGGAGAAGCACAAACCGACCAAGAAAAAAGCAAACTGCTGCTGA
- the LOC124468314 gene encoding ras-related protein Rab-34-like isoform X2, whose protein sequence is MAALTRKPQFESEHKFLSSFFCSLSLSLSLSLSLSLSLSLFVSVSVSTSTYLSLLPLQCFTPNAALHTKESFPTQVTSACHGQKTGTVGFNIAKVIVVGDVAVGKTCLISRFCKDMFDKNYKATIGVDFEMERFEVLGVPFSLQLWDTAGQERFKCIASTYYRGAQAIIVVFDLSSVGSLIHARQWLEDAMKENDPSSVLLFLVGTKKDLSSPDQLEYMEQEAIRLSEEIKAEYWAVSAKSGDGIKDFFFRVASLTFEANVLAELERSGCRQIGDIIRITDSTEKHKPTKKKANCC, encoded by the exons ATGGCAGCTCTAACAAGGAAGCCCCAGTTTGAGTCAGAACACaagtttctttcttctttcttttgctctctctctctctctctctctctctctctctctctctctctctctctctctctctttgtctctgtctctgtctctacctctacctatctctctctgcttcctctgCAGTGTTTCACTCCTAATGCAGCCCTGCACACCAAAGAAAGCTTCCCCACGCAGGTGACGTCTGCCTGCCATGGACAGAAGACTGGCACAGTGGG GTTTAACATTGCTAAGGTGATTGTTGTGGGGGATGTGGCTGTGGGGAAGACGTGTCTGATCAGCAG GTTTTGTAAGGACATGTTTGATAAGAATTATAAGGCTACTATTGGGGTGGATTTTGAGATGGAGCGATTCGAAGTGCTGGGTGTACCTTTTAGTTTACAGCT aTGGGACACAGCTGGACAGGAGAGGTTCAAGTGTATTGCTTCCACATATTACAGAGGAGCacagg CCATCATCGTGGTATTTGACTTGAGCAGTGTGGGATCTCTGATACATGCCAG GCAGTGGCTGGAAGATGCTATGAAGGAGAACGACCCCTCAAGTGTGCTCTTGTTTCTGGTTGGAACCAAGAAGGACCTCAGT tctcctgaCCAGCTGGAATATATGGAGCAGGAGGCCATCCGACTGTCTGAAGAGATCAAAGCAGAGTACTGGGCAGTGTCTGCTAAATCAG GTGACGGCATCAAGGACTTTTTCTTCCGGGTCGCGTCTCTGACCTTCGAAGCCAACGTGCTggcagagctggagaggagCGGATGCAGGCAGATCGGTGACATCATCA GGATAACTGACAGCACGGAGAAGCACAAACCGACCAAGAAAAAAGCAAACTGCTGCTGA